In one window of Drosophila mauritiana strain mau12 chromosome X, ASM438214v1, whole genome shotgun sequence DNA:
- the LOC117148835 gene encoding uncharacterized protein LOC117148835: MFHYLWLLMGLRSLAMGALHPPQPEVMTPLVAAALEILAEQVSPSQSTLAVMDLTQDAEHRDDRQEQLMNIILRSVGSEMALRTFHKPPAVVPASFVVFLVNSAEAFNTLGFHFTDIHSTREFNFLILLTRRMSSRAERLQVLRDISRTCVRFHTSNVILITEKRDGVVLVYAYSLFNMDCDLSVSLELIDIYENGLFRHGHEARSFNRGLSLSGCPLQVSWYPLAPFVSFIGNSSDPEERAQTWRLTGIDGELIKLLASIFHFRILLEEPCDKCLSHDIKDDCSGCFDQVIFSNSSILIGAMSGSHQHRSHFSFTSSYHQSSLVFIMHMSSQFGAVAQLAVPFTIIVWLALVVSSLLVVLVLWMRNRLVCGRSDLARHALQVLTTLMGNPLEARRLPRSGRVRILYAGWLLLVLVLRVVYQGKLFDSFRLPYHKPLPTEISELIRSNYTLINQEYLDYYPRELTVLTRNGSKDRFDYIQGLGKEGKFTTTSLIAPMAYYNMMHWSTSRLTHIKEHIFLYQMVIYLRRHSLLKFAFDRKIKQLLSAGIIGYFVREFDASQYRKPFEEDYEVSPIPLDSFCGLYYVSSIWLSAAVVAFILELLSQRIVWLRRIFE, from the coding sequence ATGTTTCACTATCTGTGGCTCCTGATGGGACTTCGATCCCTGGCAATGGGTGCACTGCATCCGCCTCAACCGGAAGTGATGACACCCCTGGTGGCAGCTGCCTTGGAAATTCTGGCCGAGCAGGTTAGTCCCTCGCAGAGCACTTTGGCCGTAATGGATCTGACGCAAGATGCTGAGCACCGGGATGACCGGCAGGAGCAGCTAATGAACATAATCCTCAGATCGGTGGGTTCAGAGATGGCTCTGAGGACGTTCCATAAACCACCTGCCGTAGTTCCAGCCAGCTTCGTGGTCTTTCTGGTCAATTCCGCAGAGGCATTTAACACACTGGGTTTCCACTTTACGGATATCCACTCCACGCGGGAATTCAACTTTCTCATCCTGTTGACACGTCGCATGTCCTCACGAGCCGAGAGACTTCAAGTGCTGAGGGATATATCGAGGACCTGTGTCAGATTTCACACTTCAAATGTGATTTTGATAACCGAGAAGAGAGACGGAGTGGTCCTGGTCTACGCCTATAGTTTGTTTAATATGGACTGCGATCTCAGCGTAAGTCTAGAGTTAATAGATATCTATGAAAATGGATTATTTCGGCATGGTCACGAGGCCAGGTCCTTTAACCGGGGCCTCAGTCTGTCCGGATGTCCACTGCAGGTCAGTTGGTATCCACTGGCACCATTCGTGTCCTTCATCGGCAACTCGAGTGATCCCGAGGAAAGGGCACAGACCTGGCGACTAACTGGTATCGACGGAGAGCTCATTAAGTTGCTGGCGAGCATCTTTCACTTTCGCATTCTTCTCGAGGAACCGTGCGATAAATGCCTGTCGCACGATATCAAGGATGATTGCAGTGGCTGCTTCGACCAGGTGATATTTAGCAACTCGTCCATACTGATCGGGGCCATGAGTGGTTCGCATCAGCATCGATCGCACTTCTCCTTCACGAGCTCCTACCATCAGAGCTCACTGGTCTTCATTATGCACATGAGTTCTCAGTTTGGAGCAGTGGCCCAGTTGGCGGTTCCGTTTACTATCATTGTTTGGCTAGCACTAGTGGTTTCCAGTTTGCTGGTGGTCTTAGTACTCTGGATGCGAAATCGACTCGTGTGCGGACGATCGGATTTGGCTAGGCATGCCCTACAAGTGCTCACCACGCTTATGGGAAACCCCTTGGAGGCCAGGAGGCTGCCCAGAAGTGGGCGAGTGCGCATCTTGTACGCTGGCTGGTTGCTTTTGGTCCTGGTTTTGCGAGTCGTTTACCAGGGCAAGCTATTCGACTCCTTTCGATTGCCGTATCATAAACCGCTTCCCACGGAAATATCAGAGTTAATCCGGTCTAACTATACACTGATTAACCAGGAGTATCTCGACTACTACCCGCGCGAGTTGACTGTCCTAACCAGAAATGGTTCCAAGGATCGTTTCGATTATATCCAGGGATTAGGTAAGGAGGGCAAATTTACGACTACCTCCCTGATCGCCCCCATGGCGTACTACAATATGATGCACTGGAGCACCAGTCGATTGACCCACATCAAGGAGCACATCTTCCTCTACCAAATGGTAATCTACTTGCGCCGCCATTCGCTGCTAAAGTTCGCCTTCGATCGGAAAATCAAACAACTCCTTTCGGCCGGCATTATTGGATATTTTGTGCGCGAATTCGATGCCAGTCAGTACAGGAAACCCTTTGAGGAGGACTATGAGGTGTCACCCATTCCCTTGGATTCCTTCTGTGGTCTTTACTATGTTTCCTCGATTTGGCTGTCCgcagctgttgttgcttttatTCTGGAGCTTCTCAGCCAACGGATTGTCTGGCTGAGGAGAATCTTTGAGTAG
- the LOC117147443 gene encoding uncharacterized protein LOC117147443, with protein MLRHFLVLILILLVAVCCFSAELPGNAYLPPLRHNQRLSEDIPLAENGFLVDIEQDSFGRYAPIFVDYPGIHHLLRQQQEYALDLPFEEKPHNRKMDLSLENDSAANRNW; from the coding sequence ATGCTGAGACATTTTTTGGTCCTGATTCTAATCCTTTTGGTTGCAGTCTGTTGTTTCTCAGCGGAATTGCCAGGAAATGCCTACTTGCCACCGTTGAGACACAACCAACGGCTTTCCGAAGATATCCCACTAGCTGAGAATGGATTCCTCGTTGATATTGAACAGGATTCCTTCGGAAGGTACGCACCCATCTTTGTGGACTATCCCGGAATTCATCATTTGCTAAGACAGCAACAGGAATACGCATTGGATCTGCCGTTCGAGGAAAAACCACATAATCGGAAAATGGACCTGAGTCTTGAAAATGATTCTGCTGCCAACAGAAATTGGTAG